The following are from one region of the Sandaracinus amylolyticus genome:
- a CDS encoding YidH family protein — protein sequence MTANATHHDERDAAVDPASLTVSPTAPTHFAWLRTRMAMERTLLAWVRTSAALVGFGFTVVQFFERVGSFQGAHPALLPHAPRVFGLALMIVGTAGLALALVQHRALRKHLWGPAFLPVAGVSGLDRHLNPPLFVSVALLLASIWATAAVLVRLGT from the coding sequence ATGACTGCGAACGCGACCCACCACGACGAGCGCGACGCAGCGGTCGATCCGGCATCGCTCACGGTGAGCCCGACCGCGCCCACCCACTTCGCGTGGCTGAGGACGCGCATGGCGATGGAGCGAACGCTGCTCGCGTGGGTGCGCACCTCGGCCGCGCTCGTCGGCTTCGGCTTCACGGTCGTGCAGTTCTTCGAGCGCGTGGGGAGCTTCCAGGGCGCGCACCCCGCGCTCCTGCCGCACGCGCCTCGCGTCTTCGGGCTCGCGCTGATGATCGTGGGGACGGCGGGGCTCGCGCTCGCGCTCGTCCAGCACCGCGCGCTGCGCAAGCACCTGTGGGGCCCGGCGTTCCTCCCGGTCGCCGGGGTGTCGGGCCTCGATCGTCACCTCAACCCGCCGCTCTTCGTCAGCGTGGCGCTGCTCCTCGCGAGCATCTGGGCCACCGCGGCGGTGCTCGTGCGCCTCGGCACGTGA